A region of the Emcibacteraceae bacterium genome:
CAGCGCCGGTATTTCGCTTATAAGTCATCCGGTCTCCAGGATTTAAATCACGCATAAGTATACCGAGCTTATGTCGCTGCAAAGATTTAACCATGTAAACCGCCCACTGATCAAACTTATCATACTGACGCATATAAGGTACCGTTACCGTGTCCCGAACGGTGACGGCTTCCGTAACATTGACCGTTTTGCCGTTTATAGTTCTTACATTGTTTACAAAAACCGTGTGATATACATCCTGATAATCATAATCCAGCCTGCTTTCCGTTCCGGTATAGGCGGAAGAGACAATAACATGGGTAGCCCTGACCTCCTTCGCCTGCTTTACCGCATTTTGCGGACTTTCCTGAAGACCATTAAAAGCACTTTCGCCAATGACGATATAATTATGTTCACGGTAGCTTTGCACATCCCGGTCCAGATTATTCGAAAGGATCAGATTAGGGTCTTGATCATCCCCCAGCATAACGACATCAGCCGCCATGTCCGGCGTCAGATAACCCTGGTAAGATGATCCGTATGACCCTGCGCCACAGGCGCCAAGCAACAGTATAAGAGATAAACTGAACAATAGTCTCATGACACACCTCAATTAATATATCCTCAGCTTATCAGGGAAACCTTAATCATGGCTGAATAGCCGTCTAAAGAGCACTTAAATAGTGTTCAAGAAGTATTTTCCACTCCTTGATAAAGGCCACAAAATCTCCCTGCCCATGGTCTTCAATAAAATCTCGCCCTTTTTGCGAAAGCCCAATATATTCGTAACATACAGTCACTCTGGTGCGTTGGTTTTCCATCTGTTCACATTTAACAGAGACAATGGCAATTTTATCTTCCGGTTCAATTTTATAAAACTGCACTAAATAATTCCCGGGGTCATAGCGTTTGACCAGCCAAATGGCATTTGTGGTGGCAAAATCATGATTTGATGTCATAAAGACATAGTCTTCATGGAGCTCTGTCCCTTCCGAAACGGCAATATAATCCCAGTCCGGCACCCAGAGTTTTTCTCCTTCTGCCGAAAAAAGCGGAAATAAAATCTCTGCCTGTTCCATTATCTCAAAGTGGGACTCAAATTTTTTTCTGCTCATTTCGGGATCTCCTGCATTTTTACAGTATATGACAAAACTATTTCCTTTTCCCATCCCTTACAAGAAAAGCTTCAACAAATAAGAATTTAGCACTTGAATAAATCGGGGGAGTATGCGAAATACTCACTTCCTAATGGTGCGGTGGCGGAGAGGCTACGCAGCGGATTGCAAATCCGTGTACACCGGTTCAAATCCGGTCCGCACCTCCATTTTCCCAGAAGTCCAAAAATGCCGGATATTGATCTACGGGACCTTTTATCCCCTATGAATTAATGGGGAAGGAGAGCTTTACTGTGGTGCCCACATGCTCTTCACTCTCAATTTCCATCTGTGCATCATGTTCACTAATCAGTGATTTTACAATGGAAAGGCCAAGGCCAGTGCCGGGGGCCGTTATATCCGCTTCTGCCTGACCCCGGAAAAATGGTTTGGCGATATCTTTCATAAATTCCTTGGAAATTCCAATGCCTGTATCCTTGATATTGATTTTTAGAAATTTACCATTGTCATATATGCTTAATATGACCACTGAACCATCATGAGAAAACTTAACCGCATTGGAAAGCAGGTTAATCAAAATCTGCTTTATGGACCGCTTGTCAGCATAAATCCTGGGCAGGTTGGCTCCGATGTTGGCTGACATTATAATCTGCTTTTCCTGCGCCAGTATATTGACCGTACTCAGACATTCGAGTGCAACATCTTCGAGGTCAATTTCCTCCTTTAGAAAAATCCGCTTCTTTGCCTCAATCTCGGAAATGTCCAGAACATCATTGATAATATCAAGCAGGTGTCTGCCGCTATTATAGATATCTTCAATATATTCTTCATATTTCGGAATGCCAATTTCACCCAGGCTTTTAGATTTGATGATTTCACTGAACCCCAAAATGGCGTTAAGGGGCGTTCTGAACTCATGAGACATCGTTGCCAGAAAATTAGATTTTAGCTTGCTGGCTTCCTCAGCCATAATTTTTGCATCTTCAAGGGAAGCAAGGGTTGCATGTTTATCACTGATATCACGGGTCACAGCAACCATTTCAATGACATGGTCCGGATTATCCCGGTCAAAAATGGGCGCTGCACGCTGACTCATACGTCTTTTGCTTCCGTTTAACCCGGTGATATTAAATTCAATTTCGGATGGCTTTCCACGATACGCCAGATCAACGCTCTCTTTAAAGAGTTCATGAAACTCAGGATCAACAAGATCAAGAAGACAGGCCCCCTTCACGTCTTCCAGTGAGCCGGCATCCACCATTTCCAGACCGGCTTCATTCATATCTATGAGTTTATAATCTGAACTGACAATTTTTACGCAATCCGGCTGACTATGGACAATCGCTTCAAGACGGGCCGCTTGCTTGCGGATTCTGGTCAGTTCCTCAAGATTTTCGGAAGCCTGGTCAATATTTGCTGTTAAGCGGTGGCGCGTCATAAAACTACCTTTTTTATGCTGATAGACTAGACTAACGCCAATTCATTAAAAAAAACTTACCCCTAACGGTCAAATCACTTGTACTTGGCCATTGCCTGCCTTAAAAATAACGAAAAGCTTCGAGGTACATTATGCAAAAAGTCATCATTATCAGTTTTATTTACCTGCTCGCGATCTCAACTCTCATGGCCAAACCCAGTGATCAGGATATTGATGCTTCTGTCAAAGAATATGACCTTGCAAACATTGCCATGATGAAAGAGCAGGATCAGGACGCCTATGAGCATTTAAAATCCGCTGTCAAACTTGATCCCGGCAATTCTACCTATTTAAATGGGGCGGGCTATATGGCCATGAAACTGGGTGAGTACAACAATTCATTGGATTTTTTGCATAAAGCTCTGGAAATAGACAAAAAGGATTTTGGCGATAATCATCCCAATGTGGCCTCTATCCTCAACAATATCGGCTCAGTAAACAGTAAAATGGGAGAACACGATAAAGCTCTGGAATATTATAACAAAGCTTACACAATCATGGAAAGCAGCCTGGGAGAAAATCATCCGCAGACACAGACGGTAAAAAAAATAAGAGACGAGGAAAAAAAGAAAACCCTCTAAAAAATTTCCAGGCAATCAATTGCCAGATCATTGATTGTTATCAATGCATGGATACTGATAAACTGCTATAATTCCTTCAAAAATAAATAAAAAGGAAGCAAAATGTATAAAACAATTCTCATCCCTGTAAATGGTGTCGAAAGATCAATGCCTTTACAAAAAGCGGCAATGGAGGTCGGAAGCCTGTTTACGTCACACGTGACCGGACTTCATATTGTTCCAAGTCTACAGTCACTTCAGAGTATAGCGGATCATCAGTTTGTCTCATTTGAAATTTATCAGCAGCTTATGGAAAATGAAACCGAACTGGCTGAAAAAGACAAAGCCGCGTTTAACGCGTTTTTTGGTGGCTCAACTGTAAATTATGAATGGGTGGAAACAGAAGGTCATTTTGGGCATATTATGAAACATCATGCCAGAACATCTGATCTTGCCATCGTTCCCCAGGGAGAGGACCAGCTGGGCGATGTCATGGGCGATATTCCGGATTTTATTCTTAACAGCGGCATAGCCAGTCTAGCCGTCCCAAGAGAAAGACGGGAAAAATCTTTTGCCCAGAATATATTTATTGCCTGGAATAGCAGCAAAGAAAGTATTCAAGCCATTCATGCGGCCCTGCCGCTACTTAAACTGGCAAAAAATGTAACTGTCCTATCCGTCTGTGAAGAAAATAAGGATGAGGTCAAAACGGCTGATATCTGTAAAAACCTTGCCCGACATGATGTAAATATATCTGGCATGACCATTCCGCTTCATGTAAATCCGGGGGCAAAAATACTGGAAGTCTGTCTGGAAAAAAGAGCAGATCTTATCGTTTCAGGAGCCTGGGCACATAGCCGGCTGACCGAACTGATCTATGGCGGTGTTACGAAAACTTTGTTCAACAATCAGCAGATACCTGTACTCTTTGCCCATTAAAGGCATATTCAGGTAATGTCACTCCAGACACCAAGTTCGTTACCACTTGGTTCACGAAACTGAAACCGGCGGCCACCGGGAAAGTCAAATATTTCCCGAACAATTGTGCCGCCTGCTCTTATGATGCGTCGTTCACTCTCTTCCAGGTTTTCGCTGTAAAAAACCGGTAATGCCGCTCCATTAGAAGAGTCGGATACTTTTTCAGCCTGATAAAAACCGCAATCAATGCCACGTCCTTCATAAGCCGTATAGTCTGGTCCGTAATCTGTGAATTCCCAGCCGAATACGTCATTAAAAAATTTCTTTGTCGCTTCAAGATTGGTTGCAGCAAATTCGATATAATTAATCTTATGATGCCGCGCACGTTTATCCAGCACGTTTTCCCTCCATTTATAGACAACAGGCTCAAAACCATTTTGAGAGAATAAAATATACCGACTTTGACTTTATTTCAGTCAGCGCCCTCGCAGTAGTATTTCTTCCATTCACCCTGATTCTTTTCCGAACCATAATCAGAATAATAAAATGTTTCCGTTTTTCAAATTATTTTTACTCATAGTTGAAAGATTTTTATAAAATCAATCCATTCAGAAAATTCTCTTTATATCGCTACCTTAAAACGCACCGTGGCCAGAACCTTAATCAGCGCCCATTACAATCAGCAAATCCTTGGCATCCACCTGGTCGCCAACACCGACGAGCAATTCAGCAATTCTGCCGTCTTTTTCAGCGTGAAGGGTGGTTTCCATTTTCATCGCCTCAATGCTGAGCAGCAAATCACCCTTGGTCACTTTCTGTCCAGCCTGAACGGCAATATTTGAAACCATCCCCGGAAGCGGTGCACCGATATGGTTGGCATTGCCGCTATCGGCTTTTTTATTGACCTTGATCGCTACAGTCGCATCGTTCTTTCTGACCCTGATAACCCTCGGCTGACCGTTCAGTTCAAAAAACACTTCGACAGTGCCATCTTCATGAACACCGCTTATCGCCTGACAATGAATGACAAGGGTTTTCCCGGCTTCAAGGTCAACCATGATTTCCTCAAACGGCTCCATACCATAGAAAAATACTTTGGTCGGAAGATGGCTGATCGGTCCAAACTGATTACGGGTTTCGGCAAAATCCGTATAGACCTTCGGATACATCAGATAAGAGGACAGATCAAAATCGTTTATTTCATTGCCGGTCGCTTTTTTTGCCTCGGCCCGCAGTTTTTCCAGATCCGCTGGCGGTAGACTTTTTCCCGGCCGTTCGGTCAGCGGCTTTTCCCCTTTCAGAATTTTTTTCTGTAAGTCTTTTGGAAATCCACCGACTGTCTGTCCCAGCTCACCCTTAAACAGGCTGACAACGCTGGCCGGAAACGCAATATCCTTGTCCGGGTTTTCCACGTCTGCACGGGTCAAGTTTCCTGACACCATCATAATCGCCATATCCCCAACCACTTTTGAAGACGGGGTTACCTTGACAATATCCCCAAACATCTGGTTCACTTCGGCATAGGTTCTTGCCACCTCATGCCAGCGTTCTTCAAGCCCCATGCTACGGGCCTGTTCCTTAAGATTGGTAAACTGCCCACCCGGCATTTCATGCAGATAAACTTCTGAAGCACCGGCACGAATATCACTTTCAAATGCCATATACTGACGGCGGACCAGTTCCCAATAATCACTAATTGTGCGGATTGTCGCACTGTCAAGTCCGGTATCACGGTCACCACTTTTAAGTGCCGCGACTATTGATCCAAGATTTGGCTGTGAAGTAAGTCCACTGAAACTGTCCATCGCGGCGTCCGCCGCATCAACACCTGCTACGGCCGCGGCAAGGACACTCGCCGCACTGATCCCGCTGGTATCATGGGTATGGAAATGAACCGGTATACTGACCTCATTTTTAAGGGCGGTGATCAGCCTTGTCGCTGCCGCCGGCTTTAAGAGACCGGCCATATCCTTAAGTCCAAGAATATGTGCCCCGGCTTTTTCAAGCTCTTTTGCCATATTGACATAATATTTGAGGCTGTATTTTGCCCGGTCCGGGTCATCAATATCCCCGGTATAGCAGACGGTTCCTTCACAGATTTTACCGCTTTCAATGACCGCATCCATGGCAATGCGCATATTTTCAACCCAGTTCAGGCTGTCAAATACCCTGAAAATATCAATACCGGATTCTGCTGTTTTTTTAATAAAATACTGAATGACATTGTCCGGATAATTTGTATAGCCGACACCGTTGGATGCCCTAAGCAGCATCTGTGTCAGAATATTGGGGGCTGCGGCGCGAATTTCCCTGATCCGCTCCCACGGGCTTTCATTTAAAAACCGCATCGCCACATCAAATGTTGCCCCGCCCCAGCATTCAAGACTGAGAAGCCCTGACATTTTCTGGGCATAGGCCGGGGCAATTTTTACCATATCATAGGTACGCATCCGTGTTGCCAGCAGTGACTGATGGGCATCCCGCATCGTGGTGTCGGTCATAAGCAGCCGTTTTTGATCGAGCATCCATTTGGCAAACCCTTCCGCACCCAGTTTTTCAAAAATATCCCGGCTTCCTTCCGGAATATCCGCACTGACCGGTGGCGGCGCTTTAGGGGTCGGGCTTTCAATCGGAAGCCGTCTTCCCTTCACTTCCTTATTCCCGTTTACCGTGACTTCGGCAATGAAATTCAGAAGCTTTGTTGCCCGGTCCTTACGCGGTTTGAAATTAAACAGCTCAGGCGTCTGATCAATAAATCTTGTGGTATAGGTCCCGTCCCTGAATGTGGGGTGATTGATCAGATTTTCCAGGAAGTTCAGATTGGTGGCAAGACCCCGAATTCGGAATTCACGAAGCGCCCGTCCCATTCTTTTTACTGCCTGCTCCGGGTCCGGCGCCCAGGCCGTAATTTTTTCAAGCATACTGTCATAATAGCGGGTGATCACTGCCCCGGAGTAAGCCGTTCCCCCGTCAAGTCGAATGCCAAAACCGGTCGCCCCGCGATAGGCGGTAATCCGGCCATAATCAGGCACAAAATTATCTTCCGGATTTTCCGTGGTTATCCGGCACTGAAGGGCAAAGCCGTTAAGCTTGATATTTTTCTGTTTTGGAATACCGGATCTTTTACTGCCAATTTCTTCACCATCGGCGATTAAAATCTGCGCCTTGACAAGATCAACACCGGTTACCACTTCTGTTACAGTATGTTCGACCTGAATTCTCGGGTTTACTTCGATAAAATAAAACTTGCCCGTGTCGGCATCCATCAGAAACTCAACGGTTCCTGCATTGGAATAACTGACTGATTTAGCAAGCTTTATGGCAAGGCCACATAAATATTCCCTTTGCTCCGTGGTCATGAAAGCGGCCGGCGCCCGCTCAATCACTTTCTGATTGCGGCGCTGAACCGAACAGTCCCGCTCGAAAAGATGAACAAGGTTTCCGTGTGTATCCCCCAGTATCTGAACCTCGATATGGCGGGCCCGTTCAATCATTTTTTCAAGATAGACTTCATCCTTGCCAAAGGCATTGGCCGCTTCACGCTGGCCTTCATTGACCTGGTTTTCAAGTTCTTTTTCACTGCGGATAATACGCATACCGCGGCCACCGCCACCCCAACTGGCCTTAAGCATGATCGGGTAGCCAATTTCATCAGCAAGTTTATGAACTTTTTTCATATCTTTTGGGAGTGGCTCTGATGCAGGAATAACCGGAACACCAGCGCTGATTGCCATGTTACGCGCGGCAACTTTATTGCCAAGATCACGCATGGCCTGTGCTTCAGGGCCAACAAAAATTAACCCGGCATTACGGCAGGCATCAGCAAATTCAGGATCCTCAGATAAAAAGCCATATCCCGGATGTATGGCATCAGCACCAACCGATTTGGCAATTCGCAATATTTCGTCTCCGGCAAGATAGGCCTTTACCGGCCCGAGCCCTTCCCCGACCAGATAGCTTTCATCAGCTTTAAAACGGTGAAGCGCCAGCCGGTCTTCATGTGAATATATTGCAACAGTTCTTATTCCAAGTTCCGTCGCTGCCCGCATTATCCGGATAGCAATTTCGCCCCGGTTTGCGATCAGTATTTTCTTAATTTTATTCATAATGCCTGTATTGTTTATTTATTACCCGGCGCTAGCATAACTTTTTTATTCTTTCTGTAAACTAAAATATAAAAACCTTAAGGCAGTCGGCCGTTTTTTCAAAATTTCCATTCCTTGATGCAAATCAATTTATGAAAAATATCTATACTATACGATCTGACGATAAAAAAACACGGTCTGACATCTAAAAGATATAGGAGAGCTGAAAATGTTTAAAACCATTTTGATACCCATTGGCAGTGACGAAGAAGCGGAAACAAGGATAAAGGCGGGCGTTATTCTGGGAAAGAAATTTTCTTCACATCTAAAAGGCTTCCATGCCGTCCCCACTCTTAAATCTTTGGAACAGCTCACACCCTATGCCTATTATTCATACGATCTTTACACGCAAATATGGGAAACCCAGAAACAAAAGGCGGAAGAGCAGAAAAAACATTTTCTCGATTATATGAAGAAAAATTATGATGATTATGAATGGCGGGAAGCACAAGGCGATTTTATGCGGTCCTTTAAACTCGTCTCCAGATCATGTGACCTGACCATTATAAGCCAGGGAGAAGACACCTATTCCGATGTTATGGGATCAATGGCCCGGTTTATGATGGAAAGCTCCCTTCCCGTTCTTGCTGTTCCCTCGGGCGGACTTGATAAAAAAGTGGGCACCAATATCATGATAGCCTGGGATGCCAGCGCAGAAGCCGCCCGCGCCGTACATGATGCCATGCCATTTCTTTTGAAATCAGAAGAGGTTACAGTTGTTACAATTAATGAAGATCGCAAACATAATAGCCAACTGGACGATATCTGCTCTATGCTGGAACGGTCAGGCGTAAAGGCAAAAGGCGTGGAAGAAGGTGAATATCCGGACCGTTCTGAAAGACTGCTTCAACTGGCCAATGAATGGGATATTGATCTGATTGTTGCCGGAGCGTGGGGACATAAACGCCTGCTTGAAATAATTTTTGGGGGTGTTACCAAAGCACTCTTTACCAATCAGGAAATAGCCGTTTTCTTTTCCCATTAGGGATCAATAACTAGATATAATTTTAGTTATTTTTTGGCTAATTATTAAGAACATATTAACAGTCTTCTGTTAGCTTTTCCTAAATTGAGTATTTATGGAAAATTTTACAAAATGGCTGCTAATCTGACAAAGTGGTTTACCAAATTTGCAAGAAATGAAAAAGGGGCAACTGTCGTTGAATATGCCCTTATACTTCCTGTTTTTCTTGTTCTTACGTTAGGGTCAATGGAAATAGGGCGCATTCTGATGGTTTATTCGGCTCTTGAGGGGGCCGTAACAGAATCCACACGGATTTCCATTACCGGTAATATTCCGGATGGCTACGCAACGACAGAAGACTATATCAAGGATTATGTCAAAGATTCCCTTGAAAATTTCGGCATAGATGCCGGTGTCAATATAAGCATGAAAGTCTATGACAGTTTTTCCGACATTGGATCTGCTGAACCCTTCACTGATGAAAATGCTGACCTCATTTGCAATAACGGTGAATTTTATACCGATGTCAATGGAAACAACACCTGGGACGAGGATATGGGGGCAAATGGTGCCGGCGGCGAAGAAAATATTATGGTCATGGAAATTGACGTCGCCCTTCCCTATATGATGCACGGCATTATTGATGCTTTCAGTCATGAAGAAAATATCAATCTGTCTACGTCAACCGCTGTCCGAAATGAACCATATGGTGGCATCGCCTGGGAACCAAGCGATACCGTAAGATCATGCAACTAGGGACAGTCACATGATATCAAAATCAAAATTTTTAAAAAAAATCGGTTTCCGCCAAAATAAAGGCCTTCAGGACAATGTCAAACTGTCTCGGGACCAGAAAGGTGTTGCCCTGATTGAATTTGCGGTTGTGACACCGTTCCTTACTGCCCTGCTGATGGGCTGTATTGATCTGACCTATTATCTTGTGGCTCACCAGCGTATTTCAAGATCAGCCTACACCATGTCCAACCTGATGACACAAATGGATAAGGGACTGACTGAATCCCAGGTAAGCGATATGATGCTCGCCCTTGATCAGGTGAGCAAGCCATTTAATATTTCGGATAACGGCAGAGCAACCATTACCGCCATTATCGGCGAAGGTGTTGATGGCGCTGCTGCCACCAGCTATTCCGTCGCCTGGCAGCGCTGCTATGGTCCGAATTCGTCAACGCCATCATTTGGTGCTGCCGGCAGTACCGTTGATAGTGCCGATATACCGACCAATTCGATTGTAACAACATCGCAAATTCTTGTGGTGACGGAGGTTGACTATACGTTTGAGCCAATCCTCGGCATCCTACCCCTGGAAGGTCATATTAAATATGATGCCTATTTCCGTCCACGCCGGGGAACAATTGAAAATATTGTTGCTGACGGGTCTGCCCCGAACAGCTGTTCCTAAATTACCTTATCTCTGTAATTAAAAGCTAAAAGAAAAGCCGGCAATGGAAGTGGAGTTTCATTGCCGGCTCAAGTTACCATTTTATTTTATCAGGAAAATAAAATGAGGGTTGTTAGATATTCCCCGGATTTACTTACTCAATCTTAAATCAGCAAGATCGTTTGCAATTGCCTCAAAGGCACCGTCAAGCTCCGCTGCATCCGGCGCATGAAAATATTTACCGCTGTCTGTGGCGCACCCTTCATAAAGGTTTTTAAGAGTTGTGTTGGTTGCACCGCTGCCAAAGGTAATTGTATAAACAGTAATCCCCATCCCTTTCATGGCCGAACAGACATAGGCTAACCTTTTATTAATGGCGCTACTTGAGGAAGACTGAGTTGTCGCACCATCAAGGCGGCCCTCATCCCGAACACCATAGCCCGAATAATCCCCACTATACCTACGATCATACCCGAATGTTTCATCGCCACCATCATATTGAGCATTTACACATTGCGGACATTTGCCATCACCGTCATCATCCCAGGCATCATCATTATCACTATTACGGTCTTGCTTATCATAATAGGGATTGGTTGAACTTCTATCTATTACCCAATTCTCACCGTCGGTCATAAGAACCACAGCTTTAACCATTTTGTCATCATCATAGGCGATATCGTTAAAAAACGGTGATCCGGTATGGAGCATTCGCCAGCCCCAGATCATCCCGATATTGGCAATAGTACCGCCACGGTTATAGGAATAATAAAGACTGTCGATATAGGTATTCAGATCCGCTTTGGTGGATGTAAAATCCAGCACCGGCGCCGGGCAGTTAATATTGGGCCCGCCATCCGCATTGACATTTTCCCCACTGCCGCCTTCGTGCTGATAATCCGGTGCGGGCCAGACTTCACCATTTGGACCGTTCAAGTCCGATAAGCTATAAACATTGTCATAATGCGGCCGCCACAGGAATGGAACCCAGTCCACCCCTTCATGTTCCACTTTGACGTCATAGGCATCAGCAGCGCTTAAATCGCTGTTGGTATGACGCGCTTCAACGCAGCCGTTCCATTTGGAAAGGTTATTGGCATCATAGGTATAGCTGGCCGGCATAGTTGATGTGTCAATATATGAACTGTCCAGTAAATGCCCGATATTGACCGTCGTCACATAGGGAACAATGGCTATTTCAAGTTTGTCATTTGTCGCATCATTGCCAAACAGGTTATTAACCATGGCCTTTGCGGATGTTTTTAAAGCATCAATTTTTTTTGTTCCGCTAGCATATTGCCTCATAGACCCTGTGTTATCCAGCACCATGACCAGCTGAAGACCGGTTTGCTTGCTGGTGGTTTCCGCATCGGCGGCAATGGACACCGTATCAAAACCAAACAGCCGCATAAAAACAGTATTAACCGTGCCTGAAGTGGAAACTTCCAATGTTTTGGTTGCGGTGTCCACTTCTCTGATATTAAGCGTCTGGACTTGACCGCCCATCAGGCTTGAATCAAAATTGCTGTCAAAAAAGGCCTGAATTTCGGCATCCCGCGTTGCAGAATGAAATGATTTTGCCCCGGCAAGGGCCGCAGCATCAAGGGCACCGGAAAGCTGCGAGCGATATAAATATGCCCTTCCAAGATCAACACCAATTCCAAGAATACCAATAAACACAGTTGCAGAAAGAGCCACCTGAAAAAGGATGGCCCCCTTTTGATTACGCCGTAATTCACGGCCAATCTTTATAAATTTAGAAAAATAGGTAAACATTTTCCCGCCAATCTAATAATGAATCGCAGAAAAGAGTAAGCGATTCAAATTAAGAAAGTCCTAAAGTTCCCCTAAATTTTAGCTAAATTTTTAAGCAGAATTTATTGGATTCTAAGTGGTGGACCCTGCAGGATTTTGGGAAATATTGCGCAGTTATTGTGCTTCAAAAACACCGCGGGCAATGGCACGTGCCATGGTGTCCGCTGCGGCGGCGCCAATTTCAGAAATGGCCCTTGATCGTCTTGGCCCATCGGGGATTTCCTTTGTGCCACCGGA
Encoded here:
- a CDS encoding tetratricopeptide repeat protein — translated: MQKVIIISFIYLLAISTLMAKPSDQDIDASVKEYDLANIAMMKEQDQDAYEHLKSAVKLDPGNSTYLNGAGYMAMKLGEYNNSLDFLHKALEIDKKDFGDNHPNVASILNNIGSVNSKMGEHDKALEYYNKAYTIMESSLGENHPQTQTVKKIRDEEKKKTL
- a CDS encoding TadE/TadG family type IV pilus assembly protein, with the protein product MAANLTKWFTKFARNEKGATVVEYALILPVFLVLTLGSMEIGRILMVYSALEGAVTESTRISITGNIPDGYATTEDYIKDYVKDSLENFGIDAGVNISMKVYDSFSDIGSAEPFTDENADLICNNGEFYTDVNGNNTWDEDMGANGAGGEENIMVMEIDVALPYMMHGIIDAFSHEENINLSTSTAVRNEPYGGIAWEPSDTVRSCN
- a CDS encoding universal stress protein, coding for MYKTILIPVNGVERSMPLQKAAMEVGSLFTSHVTGLHIVPSLQSLQSIADHQFVSFEIYQQLMENETELAEKDKAAFNAFFGGSTVNYEWVETEGHFGHIMKHHARTSDLAIVPQGEDQLGDVMGDIPDFILNSGIASLAVPRERREKSFAQNIFIAWNSSKESIQAIHAALPLLKLAKNVTVLSVCEENKDEVKTADICKNLARHDVNISGMTIPLHVNPGAKILEVCLEKRADLIVSGAWAHSRLTELIYGGVTKTLFNNQQIPVLFAH
- a CDS encoding VOC family protein, with protein sequence MLDKRARHHKINYIEFAATNLEATKKFFNDVFGWEFTDYGPDYTAYEGRGIDCGFYQAEKVSDSSNGAALPVFYSENLEESERRIIRAGGTIVREIFDFPGGRRFQFREPSGNELGVWSDIT
- a CDS encoding ATP-binding protein, which gives rise to MTRHRLTANIDQASENLEELTRIRKQAARLEAIVHSQPDCVKIVSSDYKLIDMNEAGLEMVDAGSLEDVKGACLLDLVDPEFHELFKESVDLAYRGKPSEIEFNITGLNGSKRRMSQRAAPIFDRDNPDHVIEMVAVTRDISDKHATLASLEDAKIMAEEASKLKSNFLATMSHEFRTPLNAILGFSEIIKSKSLGEIGIPKYEEYIEDIYNSGRHLLDIINDVLDISEIEAKKRIFLKEEIDLEDVALECLSTVNILAQEKQIIMSANIGANLPRIYADKRSIKQILINLLSNAVKFSHDGSVVILSIYDNGKFLKINIKDTGIGISKEFMKDIAKPFFRGQAEADITAPGTGLGLSIVKSLISEHDAQMEIESEEHVGTTVKLSFPINS
- a CDS encoding universal stress protein, translating into MFKTILIPIGSDEEAETRIKAGVILGKKFSSHLKGFHAVPTLKSLEQLTPYAYYSYDLYTQIWETQKQKAEEQKKHFLDYMKKNYDDYEWREAQGDFMRSFKLVSRSCDLTIISQGEDTYSDVMGSMARFMMESSLPVLAVPSGGLDKKVGTNIMIAWDASAEAARAVHDAMPFLLKSEEVTVVTINEDRKHNSQLDDICSMLERSGVKAKGVEEGEYPDRSERLLQLANEWDIDLIVAGAWGHKRLLEIIFGGVTKALFTNQEIAVFFSH
- a CDS encoding PDZ domain-containing protein, which produces MRLLFSLSLILLLGACGAGSYGSSYQGYLTPDMAADVVMLGDDQDPNLILSNNLDRDVQSYREHNYIVIGESAFNGLQESPQNAVKQAKEVRATHVIVSSAYTGTESRLDYDYQDVYHTVFVNNVRTINGKTVNVTEAVTVRDTVTVPYMRQYDKFDQWAVYMVKSLQRHKLGILMRDLNPGDRMTYKRNTGAVIDVVLSNSPAFLADIVRGDVLLAINGSKIINGDDAVSKIQALDVNGTKVVLSMLKDGQEKEITLEFNDRH
- the pyc gene encoding pyruvate carboxylase, with translation MNKIKKILIANRGEIAIRIMRAATELGIRTVAIYSHEDRLALHRFKADESYLVGEGLGPVKAYLAGDEILRIAKSVGADAIHPGYGFLSEDPEFADACRNAGLIFVGPEAQAMRDLGNKVAARNMAISAGVPVIPASEPLPKDMKKVHKLADEIGYPIMLKASWGGGGRGMRIIRSEKELENQVNEGQREAANAFGKDEVYLEKMIERARHIEVQILGDTHGNLVHLFERDCSVQRRNQKVIERAPAAFMTTEQREYLCGLAIKLAKSVSYSNAGTVEFLMDADTGKFYFIEVNPRIQVEHTVTEVVTGVDLVKAQILIADGEEIGSKRSGIPKQKNIKLNGFALQCRITTENPEDNFVPDYGRITAYRGATGFGIRLDGGTAYSGAVITRYYDSMLEKITAWAPDPEQAVKRMGRALREFRIRGLATNLNFLENLINHPTFRDGTYTTRFIDQTPELFNFKPRKDRATKLLNFIAEVTVNGNKEVKGRRLPIESPTPKAPPPVSADIPEGSRDIFEKLGAEGFAKWMLDQKRLLMTDTTMRDAHQSLLATRMRTYDMVKIAPAYAQKMSGLLSLECWGGATFDVAMRFLNESPWERIREIRAAAPNILTQMLLRASNGVGYTNYPDNVIQYFIKKTAESGIDIFRVFDSLNWVENMRIAMDAVIESGKICEGTVCYTGDIDDPDRAKYSLKYYVNMAKELEKAGAHILGLKDMAGLLKPAAATRLITALKNEVSIPVHFHTHDTSGISAASVLAAAVAGVDAADAAMDSFSGLTSQPNLGSIVAALKSGDRDTGLDSATIRTISDYWELVRRQYMAFESDIRAGASEVYLHEMPGGQFTNLKEQARSMGLEERWHEVARTYAEVNQMFGDIVKVTPSSKVVGDMAIMMVSGNLTRADVENPDKDIAFPASVVSLFKGELGQTVGGFPKDLQKKILKGEKPLTERPGKSLPPADLEKLRAEAKKATGNEINDFDLSSYLMYPKVYTDFAETRNQFGPISHLPTKVFFYGMEPFEEIMVDLEAGKTLVIHCQAISGVHEDGTVEVFFELNGQPRVIRVRKNDATVAIKVNKKADSGNANHIGAPLPGMVSNIAVQAGQKVTKGDLLLSIEAMKMETTLHAEKDGRIAELLVGVGDQVDAKDLLIVMGAD